A genomic window from Planococcus rifietoensis includes:
- a CDS encoding class F sortase: MRQYLIMGLATALCITLFFILDPLNGNNPEKPETKQQETVQTAAKPAEQKTPSERLDTQYKDKIAEFPVRPAQQEKLSELRQERLDNLEGMKPARISIPSIGVDAAIEETGVLDNGEMGVPEDVDQVGWFEPGFKAGAEGNAVLAGHVDSLTGPAVFYELDQLEKGDQFTLTDADGREMVFEVRGTSSYITDEAPVEEIFGRSDQRMVNLITCTGDFNRDIGSHEERLVVSAELISDSAMKEQAPDAPDNLKLTASSLSWHAVRDDAVIGYRVYEEDLESGESEQLATVSLFERKSIPLEADESKRYYVVAVNVDLKESKKAYIPEE; encoded by the coding sequence ATGAGACAATATTTAATCATGGGATTGGCCACAGCGCTTTGTATCACCTTATTTTTCATTTTAGATCCACTGAATGGAAATAATCCCGAAAAACCTGAAACTAAACAACAAGAGACGGTACAGACCGCAGCCAAACCGGCTGAACAGAAAACACCGAGCGAACGGCTCGATACGCAATACAAGGACAAAATCGCCGAATTCCCGGTGCGTCCGGCACAGCAAGAAAAGCTGTCTGAACTGCGCCAAGAGCGGCTGGACAATCTTGAAGGCATGAAGCCCGCTCGCATTTCGATTCCTTCCATAGGAGTCGATGCGGCGATTGAAGAAACCGGCGTCTTGGATAACGGCGAGATGGGCGTACCCGAAGATGTCGATCAAGTCGGCTGGTTTGAACCAGGCTTTAAGGCTGGTGCAGAAGGAAACGCTGTACTCGCAGGCCATGTCGACAGCCTTACCGGTCCTGCAGTGTTTTATGAATTGGATCAGCTGGAAAAAGGCGATCAATTCACGCTAACGGATGCAGACGGGCGCGAAATGGTGTTCGAAGTTCGCGGCACCTCGAGTTACATCACGGACGAAGCGCCAGTCGAAGAAATCTTCGGCCGTTCGGACCAGCGCATGGTCAACCTGATCACCTGTACCGGTGACTTTAACCGCGACATCGGCTCACACGAAGAACGCCTCGTCGTCTCAGCCGAACTCATTTCCGATTCCGCGATGAAAGAACAGGCACCCGATGCGCCAGACAATTTGAAACTGACCGCTTCTAGCTTGTCATGGCATGCCGTACGCGACGATGCAGTCATCGGCTACCGCGTCTACGAAGAAGATCTCGAGAGCGGCGAATCCGAACAGCTGGCGACAGTCTCGCTATTCGAACGCAAAAGCATTCCGCTTGAAGCTGACGAATCGAAGCGCTATTACGTCGTAGCCGTCAACGTCGACTTAAAAGAATCCAAGAAAGCTTATATACCTGAAGAATAG
- a CDS encoding DinB family protein, producing the protein MLDENERTGATRMQIYCEQVFHQLELIVTSTSELISSIEESVWEMRPTDGKFSIGELIGHIALICEADLRIANGASETEMSAFYSSNTPKSKEQAITELAHSFEQLKNSYLPLDESQLQEIHTAYWGVSYSRFEWLLETLVHLTHHRGQLHSMIVHSLGKDPKIALFE; encoded by the coding sequence ATGCTAGATGAAAATGAACGGACAGGGGCGACGCGCATGCAGATTTATTGCGAACAGGTATTTCATCAATTGGAACTGATCGTCACATCGACCAGCGAATTGATCTCTTCTATAGAAGAAAGCGTTTGGGAAATGCGGCCGACTGACGGAAAATTTTCGATCGGCGAACTCATCGGCCATATCGCGCTCATCTGTGAAGCAGACCTGCGCATTGCAAACGGGGCCTCCGAAACCGAGATGAGCGCATTTTACAGTTCCAATACGCCAAAGTCGAAAGAACAAGCCATTACCGAATTGGCACACAGCTTCGAACAGCTCAAAAACAGTTACCTTCCATTAGATGAAAGCCAACTCCAAGAAATCCATACCGCCTATTGGGGTGTCAGTTACAGCCGCTTCGAATGGCTGCTCGAAACGCTCGTCCACCTCACTCACCACCGCGGCCAACTGCATTCGATGATCGTCCACAGCCTCGGCAAAGATCCAAAAATAGCATTGTTCGAATAA